Genomic window (Spirosoma sp. KCTC 42546):
AAACACGTAACCAGATACCCGATGATGAAACGCTACTTACTGTATGTACTGCTCGGCTTAGCCGTACTGCCCACCTACGGTCAGGGCGTTACGGACTATTATCGGGTACCCGAAAAGGACCAACAATATAACCGATTGCTGACTCGATATGGGGGGGCACAGATTCGGGATCGATGGTATGTGGCACTCGATGGCTTTGTTCGAACGGACCGCGCTCAACTCGATAATTCCATCAATGGATTGGTTGAAAGTGATCTGGTAGGTAAGCTGGGCTGGGGCGTTTTGCTCGGCTGGACTTACCGCGAACGCTGGACTGTAGAAGGGGGCTATGCCCGTATGCCAATTCATACGCAGGTGGCGATCAGTAACACGAATCCTCCTTTATCATTTCGTTCTACCAATGACCGCAATGCGTTTGTTCTACGCGGTAAACACCTGGTGTTGTCGACCAGTAAACCCTGGTTACGATCAGGCTTTTGGGTAACTGGTGGCATGTGGGTTGTACCAAACAGTGGTCAGGAAGAAAACCGTATTTCGGTAACTGGCTACCGCTATCAGGGCTGGTGGGAAGCACCAGAGTCCTTCAAATTAACCAGCGAGAGTCGCAGCAATTCGCAAATGACCACCCTGGCTGAATTAGGCGTGGAATATAATGTCCGGTTAAGTAACGCTCTTGATCTGGGCATTTCGGCGCGTAAGCTGTGGGGACTTGCCAATGCCGTTACTACTGATGTTACGTATACAGCTTATCGTACCCCTTCTCAACAGGCGCAGCTTCAGGGTGCGGGTACTGGTATGAGTTTTGGCGTTACCCTTCGCTATAGCTATGCCACTCGGCGGCATCAGACGAATGTACTGGACATACAGGGTAAAAACCGGGGAAGTAAAATCCAATAGATCAGGAACAACAGATGTATATAGATGTATTATCTATTATCTAGGATGTATGACTAAAGGTCACTTCCTAATCTATTCATACAGGCTACATGAATCTAGTAAAGAGTAGGCGGCTTAGATGGCCGCCTTTTTTTGTGCGTTGTTGTAGTACCGACCGTCCCGGTCGGGTGATAGACTATTAGATACACGGCCGACCGGGACAGTCGGTACTACAACTACAAACAGAAAGGTTAAGACAGTCTCTATTTTAACGCTGCATATACATGAATCGGTTGATACGGTATCTTTTTGTTCTAGGCCTCCTGATTACGCATATTGCCCTGGCCGATGTTCGTTTGCCGAATGTGTTTGGTTCGCATATGGTGCTACAACGTCGGAAACCGGTTCCGGTTTGGGGCTGGGCAGATCCAGGCGAAAAAGTGACCGTAACCGTAAACGCTCAGGTAAAAACAGCTAAAGCAGGCAAAGATGGGAAGTGGAAGATTACACTTGATCCGATGGAAGCGGGTGGTCCGTATCAGTTCGTTGTGAAGGGAAAGAGAAACACGCTTACACTTGATGATGTACTCACTGGCGAAGTATGGATTTGCTCGGGCCAGTCGAATATGGAATGGTCGCTGAGTGCGGCCGCCAATGCAAAAACGGAAATTCCGACGGCCAACTATCCCAACATCCGGCAATTGCAGGTGCGGAAAGCGGTAAGTTTAACCCCGAAAGACGATATCCTGGGCAACTGGAGTGTGTGTACACCCGAAACCGCTCCCCAATTTACCGCTGTTGGCTACTTCTTTGCCAAACAGCTTCAGCAGGAACTTAACGTGCCCATCGGCTTGATTAATACATCGTGGGGCGGTACACATTCTGAAACCTGGACCAGTCGCGAAGCGATGCTAAGTGACCCGGAACTAAACCCAGCCGTAGCCAATCTGCCTGCCGATTTTTCGGCAACCGATCAAAAACAAAACGAACGGCTAAAACAACTGCTTCAGGAAAAGCAGGGTGGGATGCTTCCGTCCGTAGCCGAAGAAAAAACATGGTCAAAGGTAGAGGTGAACGATAGTCAATGGCTTACAATGAAGCTACCCCAGGCCTGGGAGTTTCAGGGTGGCTTACCCAATTTTGACGGCGTTGTGTGGTTTCGTCGTGAGGTGATCATTCCAGCAGATGCTGATTTGACCAATGCGAAACTAAGCCTTGGGTCAATTGATGATATTGATTCAACCTTCGTGAATGGCCAGTTTGTAGGATTCACTAACAGCTACAATACTCCTCGATCCTATAAATTACCGGATGGGGCATTGAAGCCGGGCCGAAACGTGATTGCCGTACGCGTGAATGACACGGGCGGTGGGGGCGGATTTATAGGCGAAGCGGGCGACATGACCTTGTCAACAGCGAAACTGAATATGCCCCTGGCGGGTGATTGGCGGTACCGGATTGCGAGGGTGGGTGCATTAGCAGCCGGAGGTAACCCGAATACCTATGCAACCTTACTATTTAACGCCATGCTGAAACCACTGATTCCGTATGCCATCGAAGGCGCTATCTGGTATCAGGGAGAGTCAAACGCAGGTCGGGCTTATCAATATCGAAAAGCGTTTCCATTGATGATTCAGGACTGGCGGCAGCGCTGGGGATACGATTTTCCGTTCCTGTTTGTCCAACTTGCCAGTTTCAACGCAGCCAACGGCGACAGTCAGCATGGGAGTTCCTGGGCTGAATTACGGGAAGCACAAGCCCTGACGCTTCAACTGCCGAATACGGGCATGGCCGTTACGTCGGATATTGGCGAACGGACGGATATTCATCCGAAAAATAAACTGGATGTGGGTAAACGCTTAGCTGCCGAAGCCATGCGGGTTGCCTACCAGAAAAACGACGATGCATCGCGCGGCCCGCAACTCGAAAAAATGACTGTTGAGGGAAATCGGGCTATGCTGACGTTTCGAAACATAGGAACTGGCTTGCTGGCCAAGGATAAATATGGCTACCTCAAAGGGTTTGAAGTGGCCGGAGCTGATCAGAAATTTTACTTCGCCAAAGCTGAAATTCAGGGTAATTCAGTAGTTGTTCATGCTGATTCGGTAACCGTACCCGTGGCTGTCCATTATGGCTGGGCTGATGATAATGGTGAAGTGAATTTGTACAACAAAGAAGGGTTTCCCGCTATACCGTTTCGTACTGATACCTGGAAAGGAATCACGGAAGCGGTTAAATTCCCCGATCCAAAGTAAGCCAGCTATACTTTGATGCTGAGCAGGTTATATATATATTCCTGTCAGCAAAAAAACACTAACAACCTGCTATTAACATGTACCGACAACTTTACGTCAGCCTGACTATTTTAGTAGCAATGACTACCACCTTTACCCAGGCTCAGGTTGAGTATAATACTATTCAGAATGTTCGTATTTCAGCCCCTTCATTTGCTAGTTTTCATGGGGTAGAAGGATCGCCGTATATACCCAGCGATACGGTACGAAATGGCTGGCTGGTTGTTGGTAATAAACGGGTAGTCAGCAAACTACGGTATAATAGCCAAACAGGACAGGTCGAATATGCACAGGGCAACCAGATTGTAACCCCTGTAAATGCGGTTGCTGATTTCGTAATCCTGGAGCCGGATACCGTACATTTTCAAAAAGGCTTTCCCGCTATTGGTACGAGATCAACGAACGATTTTTACCAAATTCTTTTTGATGGGCGGAAGACAAAACTTGTCCGGTTCATCTACTCAACCGTTAAAATCAACAACGATGCCATGTCTGATGATTACGGGAAAAAGAAGTACACCAAACGGGAGGATTATTACGTCTGGGTTTCTAAAGGGCAACCTGCTGCCGAAAACTATTTCGTAAAATTAGCCGACGGCGAAATGAACTCGGTTTTAGCAACTAAAAAATCATTGGTAAGTCTATTCCCAAAGAATGCCGATCAAATCGAACGATATATAGCCGACCAAAAACTAAAACTTAAATCCTGGTCTGAATTTGCTGGGGTATTGAGGTTTTTGGAGACCCAATAATCTGAGCCTAAAAGGCGGCCCTGTAGGGAGTTATTGATTTCTCATTTCCAGCATCCGCATGGGCATACTGTCAATTGTCCTAAACAGTTCATTTACGGTGACTGGCTTTTTGTAGACCTGTTTGATGCCACCGTCTTTGCCGATTAACCAGCCCAGGAAATCAACCGATGGGTCTAACTTGTACTTCTGGATCAAAAATTGACGATCCGGCTCCGTTATCTGCGATCCAATAAGCACAAGTACCTCTACATCGCGCTCAACTAATCCTGCCTTACCTTCATTCAAAGCTTTTTGCTGATTAGCTAGAAAAGGCTGTGTGTTATCACGGCTATAGAGCAACAGGACACGACGTTTATCCTTCTTTTCGTGTAACATCGCTTTAAGCGACTTTGGTTGGCTTGCAGCGCTTTCCATAATAGGCATGATTCCCATTAATAGGACCATCAGACGTATCAACCAGTAAGTTCGCATCGTGTTTGTGTAATGCGGCTTTTCAGACGCAGATTTTGCAGACTTTCTACGACCTTTCTGCCGCATTGCTCATCGGAATCGTATTACAAATCCTCCAGTCGTTCCAGCATCAGAATTGACCCCTGAGGTACAATAACGTAGTTTTCTCCTTCGTATTGAACATCAATGGCGTTTCGTTGCAGGTAGAGAGCTAAATCGCCTTCCTGTGCCTGGAGCGGCATATATTTCACTTTTTCTTCGGTTTCTTTCCAGGGTTCGTCTTCAGTTGGATTGGGAATAGGATAGCCCGGTCCAACCTTTATAACGTAGCCTGCCTGTACCTGTTCTTTCTCCTGTACGGTTGGCGGTAAATACAAACCGCTCGATGTGCGGTCGGTCGGATCTTTCGGTTTAATCAGTACCCGGTCGCCTACAACAATCAGGCGTTTCAGTTTATTATCGGCAGTAATCCCAAGCATGGTAGTTTTCAGTCAATACAAGCAATAAAAGGCCGACTTTGCGGTCGTGAGTCGATAGGCAAAAATCGGGCTAGCTGAGTGATTAAGTCAAAATGTCAGGATTCAATGAACCAATTACCTACCAGAACGAATCGACCAATGGCAATGCTATGGTACCGGATCGTAGCCATGACCACCCCAGGGATGGCAACGACTGATGCGTTTCAGGCCCATCCACCCACCCCGAATAGCTCCATGTTTGCCAATGGCCCCGATTGTGTATTGAGAACAGGTTGGGGTATACCGGCAGGCATTGGGGAAATAAGGTGACACAATGGCCTGATAAATTTTAACCAGCCCAATGAGAATTGTTTTCATCATACACGCATAAACAATAAAACGCCCAAAAACTTTCCCGCAATATGTATCTTTGTCCGCCGTCGTTAGTTGGTATCATACTCTTGTTTGACGTCTGTAGTTTAAAGTTTGACGTTTGTACTTCCTGAGATAACTCTTGACGTCAGACTTTAAACTACAGACGTCAAACCTTAAACGTATTTACTCATTTTATGCTTCAATACATTATTTGGGAAGTTAATCCTGAAATTTTTCACATTGGCTCGTTCTCAGTGCGCTGGTATGGGTTGCTGTTCGCGCTGGGTTTTCTGATTGGAATGCAGATTATGAGCTACATTTTCAAAAAAGAAGATAAGCCTGTTGCTGATACCGACACGTTGTTGATTTACATGGTTGTTGCCACGATTCTCGGGGCTCGGATTGGCCATTTCCTCTTTTATGAACCAGAAGTTTTACTGCATCATCCGTTAACTGTTATTACACCACCCTTTGCCGGGTTGGCCAGTCACGGGGCCACTATTGGTATTTTGACAGGCCTATGGCTCTATTCCCGTCGAAAAGAGAGTCGGCTAACTAACCAGACGTTTCTGTGGGTGACAGACCGCATCGTTATCGTAGTGGCCCTGGCAGGAGCCTGCATTCGTTTTGGTAATCTGATGAACTCCGAAATTGTGGGTCGCCCAACGGATGTGCCCTGGGCATTTGTGTTCATGAATAATAATGAATATGCTAAAATTCCGCGTCACCCGGCTCAGCTCTATGAATCCATTACCTGTCTGGTGATCTTCTTTATTCTGCTCTGGTTCTGGAATCGGAAGAGAGAGCTAACACCCCGTGGCAGCATGTTGGGTATTTTCCTGATCTGGATATTTGGACTGCGTTTCTTTTATGAATACCTGAAAGAAAATCAGGTACCATTTGAAGATAGCCTGCCCTTAAATGTGGGCCAGATTTTAAGTATCCCGGCGGTGTTGATGGGTGTTTATTTCCTGGTACGGAGTTATCGGAGTCCAGTTGTACTACCTGCACGCGACGAGCCGAAAGAGATTGAGTCCTAACTTGTCAGACATTGAAATTATCGGCTTAGCCCTCTTTTTTTGACAGGATTACAGAATTAAATCGCAGAAAAAATCCTGTTAATCCTGTCAAAAAAGAACTTGTCCTACAACACCGAACCTATTGTAAGACGGGAACTCAGAAAATGCTGTATTTTTGAAGGTAACTTACCTCATCTATACACTTCATTCTGTGAACCCGTCTTTTTTTAGTTCGCCCAAAACACGCTTACTTTTAGTTGTACTTCTGAGTACTTATATTGCCCAGGCTCAGGTACCCGGTCGACAAATGCACTGGACTGCCAATGGAAATGCCTCCATTTCCGGTACCCAGGGTGATCTGGTCAAAACCGACATTCGGACCGGGCAAAAAACCGTTTTACTCGCGCAGGAAAAATTGCGTCAGCCAGGGAGTACGCAACGCATGACTATTTCGGACTTTGCGTTCACTCCCGATAGCGCCAACATCCTGGTTTTTACGAACACGGCCAGGGTATGGCGTTACAACACACGAGGAGATTATTATCTGTTCAATCGCACATCGGGCCAGTCTCGTCAGTTGGGCAAGGGACGTCCTGCCCAATCACTGATGTTCGCCAAGCTATCGCCAGATGGGCACGCTGTGGCCTATGTTAGTGAACACAATCTGTTCGTAGAAGATGTTGTTACGGGTCAACAAACCCAACTCACAACCGATGGAACCCGTAAGCGTATCAACGGTACGTTCGACTGGGTGTATGAAGAGGAGTTCGGTTGCCGAGATGGATTTCGGTGGAGTCCCGATAGCAAGCAGATTGCCTACTGGCAGGTGGATGCGACCAAGATTCGTGATTACCTGATGCTGAACACCACCGATTCCGTTTACTCGCGTGTCATTCCGGTCGAATACCCGAAAGTGGGCGAAGCTCCGTCGCCAACCCGGATTGGTGTCGTTTCGGCAACGGGCGGCCAGAATGCCGTACCGCCAACGACCTGGTTAGCCATTCCTGGCGATCCGCAGCAACACTACCTGAATCGGATGGATTGGATACCCAACAGTAGCAACCTGTTTATCCAGCAACTGAACCGCAAACAGAACGAAAGTAAACTGTTTGTCTGCAACACAACAAACCAGTCGATTACCCCGATTTATACCGAAACGGATAAAGCCTGGGTCGATGTTAGAGAGCGGAACAATAATGACCCAAACGGGGGGGAGTGGCTCAATGGTGGAAAAGCCTTCGTGTGGGTTTCCGAAAAAGATGGCTGGCGGCACATTTACCGGATAAGTGTTGACGGCAAAGGCGAAACCTTACTGACACCGGGTTCGTATGATATCGAATCGATCAGTCATATCGACGAGGCCACCAACCAGATTTACTTTATCGCATCGCCCCAGAACACGAACCAACGATATTTGTACCGCACCCGATTGGATGGTAAAGGCAAAGCCGAACGACTGACGCCTGCCGGACTGGATGGAACCCATAGCTATGTGATTTCCCCGAATGGAAAGTTGGCCCAGCACTCATTTACAAATTACCAGACGCCACCCGTTCAGGAGTGGATAACCCTGCCCGATCATAAACCCGTCAATGCGCAGGAAAGCATGGCGACACGGATGAAACCCGTTACCAAATCGAACGTTAGTTTCTTCAAAGTTACGACTGAGGATGGCGTTACGGTCGATGGCTGGATGGCCAAACCAACCGACTTCGATAGTACGAAAAAATACCCGATCGTTTTTTACGTGTATGGCGAACCGGCTTCCAGTACTGTCAACGATGTGTTCTCTGTTGGTCAGAATCGGCTTTTTCTGGGCAATATGGCCAACGAGGGGTATCTCTACGTAGCGCTCGACAACCGGGGCACACCCAACCTGAAAGGCGCAGCCTGGCGCAAGTCGATCTACCGGCAGATTGGACGGATTAACATCCGGGACCAGGCCATGGCGGCTAAGAAGCTGTTTGCGCAACATGCGTACATCGATACTAGTCGAGTGGCCGTTTGGGGCTGGAGTGGGGGAGGGTCAACAACCCTGCATCTGTTATTCCAATACCCCGAGATTTACAAAACCGGCATTTCGATAGCGGCAGTGGGTAACCAGTTATTTTACGACAATATTTACCAGGAACGGTATATGGGGCTACCGCAGGAAAATCGGGACGATTTTGTGGCCGGATCGCCGATTACGTATGCGAAAAACCTGCGGGGTAACTTACTGTACATTCACGGTACTGGCGACGATAACGTGCATTACGACAATGCCGAACTGCTGATCAACGAATTAGTAAAATACAATAAGCAGTTTCAGGTGATGCCCTATCCGAACCGATCGCACGGTATTTCGGAGGGAGAAGGTACACAACAGCACCTGCGAACACTCTACACGAATTATTTACACACTCACTGCCCACCAGGTCCACGCTAAACTCATGACTCGAATTATAACCATTTGCTTGCT
Coding sequences:
- the yidD gene encoding membrane protein insertion efficiency factor YidD, giving the protein MKTILIGLVKIYQAIVSPYFPNACRYTPTCSQYTIGAIGKHGAIRGGWMGLKRISRCHPWGGHGYDPVP
- the lgt gene encoding prolipoprotein diacylglyceryl transferase, which translates into the protein MLQYIIWEVNPEIFHIGSFSVRWYGLLFALGFLIGMQIMSYIFKKEDKPVADTDTLLIYMVVATILGARIGHFLFYEPEVLLHHPLTVITPPFAGLASHGATIGILTGLWLYSRRKESRLTNQTFLWVTDRIVIVVALAGACIRFGNLMNSEIVGRPTDVPWAFVFMNNNEYAKIPRHPAQLYESITCLVIFFILLWFWNRKRELTPRGSMLGIFLIWIFGLRFFYEYLKENQVPFEDSLPLNVGQILSIPAVLMGVYFLVRSYRSPVVLPARDEPKEIES
- a CDS encoding co-chaperone GroES family protein encodes the protein MLGITADNKLKRLIVVGDRVLIKPKDPTDRTSSGLYLPPTVQEKEQVQAGYVIKVGPGYPIPNPTEDEPWKETEEKVKYMPLQAQEGDLALYLQRNAIDVQYEGENYVIVPQGSILMLERLEDL
- a CDS encoding sialate O-acetylesterase, yielding MNRLIRYLFVLGLLITHIALADVRLPNVFGSHMVLQRRKPVPVWGWADPGEKVTVTVNAQVKTAKAGKDGKWKITLDPMEAGGPYQFVVKGKRNTLTLDDVLTGEVWICSGQSNMEWSLSAAANAKTEIPTANYPNIRQLQVRKAVSLTPKDDILGNWSVCTPETAPQFTAVGYFFAKQLQQELNVPIGLINTSWGGTHSETWTSREAMLSDPELNPAVANLPADFSATDQKQNERLKQLLQEKQGGMLPSVAEEKTWSKVEVNDSQWLTMKLPQAWEFQGGLPNFDGVVWFRREVIIPADADLTNAKLSLGSIDDIDSTFVNGQFVGFTNSYNTPRSYKLPDGALKPGRNVIAVRVNDTGGGGGFIGEAGDMTLSTAKLNMPLAGDWRYRIARVGALAAGGNPNTYATLLFNAMLKPLIPYAIEGAIWYQGESNAGRAYQYRKAFPLMIQDWRQRWGYDFPFLFVQLASFNAANGDSQHGSSWAELREAQALTLQLPNTGMAVTSDIGERTDIHPKNKLDVGKRLAAEAMRVAYQKNDDASRGPQLEKMTVEGNRAMLTFRNIGTGLLAKDKYGYLKGFEVAGADQKFYFAKAEIQGNSVVVHADSVTVPVAVHYGWADDNGEVNLYNKEGFPAIPFRTDTWKGITEAVKFPDPK
- a CDS encoding S9 family peptidase, whose protein sequence is MHWTANGNASISGTQGDLVKTDIRTGQKTVLLAQEKLRQPGSTQRMTISDFAFTPDSANILVFTNTARVWRYNTRGDYYLFNRTSGQSRQLGKGRPAQSLMFAKLSPDGHAVAYVSEHNLFVEDVVTGQQTQLTTDGTRKRINGTFDWVYEEEFGCRDGFRWSPDSKQIAYWQVDATKIRDYLMLNTTDSVYSRVIPVEYPKVGEAPSPTRIGVVSATGGQNAVPPTTWLAIPGDPQQHYLNRMDWIPNSSNLFIQQLNRKQNESKLFVCNTTNQSITPIYTETDKAWVDVRERNNNDPNGGEWLNGGKAFVWVSEKDGWRHIYRISVDGKGETLLTPGSYDIESISHIDEATNQIYFIASPQNTNQRYLYRTRLDGKGKAERLTPAGLDGTHSYVISPNGKLAQHSFTNYQTPPVQEWITLPDHKPVNAQESMATRMKPVTKSNVSFFKVTTEDGVTVDGWMAKPTDFDSTKKYPIVFYVYGEPASSTVNDVFSVGQNRLFLGNMANEGYLYVALDNRGTPNLKGAAWRKSIYRQIGRINIRDQAMAAKKLFAQHAYIDTSRVAVWGWSGGGSTTLHLLFQYPEIYKTGISIAAVGNQLFYDNIYQERYMGLPQENRDDFVAGSPITYAKNLRGNLLYIHGTGDDNVHYDNAELLINELVKYNKQFQVMPYPNRSHGISEGEGTQQHLRTLYTNYLHTHCPPGPR
- a CDS encoding DUF4174 domain-containing protein; translated protein: MESAASQPKSLKAMLHEKKDKRRVLLLYSRDNTQPFLANQQKALNEGKAGLVERDVEVLVLIGSQITEPDRQFLIQKYKLDPSVDFLGWLIGKDGGIKQVYKKPVTVNELFRTIDSMPMRMLEMRNQ